Within Elizabethkingia sp. JS20170427COW, the genomic segment CGAAAAAATAAGACCTAAAATATCAGGAAATTACTTGTTAATTATTTATAAAGACAGACCTGAAAAACCATTGCTAGTACAGCGTTTTGTTATTGTGGAAAATATGCAAAATACAGCAATTTCTGTAGAGCGCTATGCAGATGCTAAATTCCCAAATTTAAAGCAAAGGGTGCAAGTTAGGTTGGGAAACCAAGGTGGACTTAACCAAAATCTAGCAACAGCAACGATAAGCATCATGCAAGACAATAACTGGGCAACAACAATAGGGAATTTAAAACCTAGTTTAGTAGTCGGAAATGATTTACTTTTTCAGCAATTGAATATAGCTTTCCCGGGAAATAATCAGTTCTATTATTTTGATAGTAAGAATATGATGGTTCCTGTAGATCGTGTTGCAAGAGTTTCTAGTGAAAATGGAGTAAATGAAACTATATTGTTCCCAGTGATGGCTTATCCTTTTGATTATCAATATCAACCTGATGTGCATGGAGCTTTTTATTTTAGAAGAAATGATAATGGTATTGAACGTGATGCCAACACAGAGGCAGATTATACATGGGTACACTTTGTATTGGATTCTGAACCTATGGAAGATAAGGAGATTTATGTTTTAGGGAAATTTAATGAGTACCTTACTAACCCTGCTTATAAAATGCAGTATGTCCCAGAATTGAAACAGTATATTGCTCGCATTTATCTTAAACAAGGTTTTTATAATTATATTTTAGCAACTAAAGATAAATCTGGGATGGTTAATATGGGAGAAATCAATGGGAATTTCTGGCAAACCACTCACCTTTATCAGGTGATTAGCTATTATAAGTCTTGGACAAAAAATTATGACGGTGCATATAGCTATGGTGAACTAAGACCCGTAGAATAAGTGAAAAGTTATGCTAATAAAAAAGGTTGGAAATAATAAATTCCGACCTTTTTTATACTTACTTTAAAGTAATGTTTTATCAAATTATTTTGAAGGATTTTTATAAAGATCCTCAGTATAATAAGGAAATTTACCTTCAGTATCGCTATGGTATTCTTTGTCTTTGTTGTTACCTAGTACTGCAGTTAACACATAGCACCAGTATACGAAAAATCCACTAGCCACTAGGAAAAATACCCAATTAAGCACATTAGCAAACATATCATAAAAGCCAAAAGACCATACAAAAGCTTTACTTAACAATAACCAAAGAGACGTCATTTTTTTCTGTTTTTAATATTAACTTTGCGACAAATTTAGTAAAAATGTTTCGATTACTTTCCAAACAAACCCATATATTTTCAATTCCTGCTTATATGTTGGTGTTGTTGGCTTTTATTTCTGTGTTTAACATATTTAATTTCAGTGTTTTAAACATTGTTTCTTCCTTAATCGCTTTTTGCGGAATTGTATTAGGATATTTTTTATTTAACAATATAGGGCTTAATCAAAAGTCTCATTTACCGTTATTTATCTATACCTTATTTATATTTTGTTTTTATTTTGGGAATATAGATCTTCCTCTGGCAGTAACATTATTAGGTACCCATCTTGTAATGTTGGTACTCACGAATAATAATGAAGAGATCAGAAAGAATTCATACTTTCTTGTAGGATGTATCATAGGGATTTTATACGTACTACAACCTCAGATATGGCCTATTTTACTTTTTGTATTATTGCATATTTTTGGGACTTCAAGCAGGATAATACCAGATCTTCTAAAGATATTCTTTGGAGTAATTCTTATCGCAATTAATTATTTTGGATATTGCTTTATTTTTAATACTCCTGATTGTGCATGGAGGTTGATTCCTTTTATTTCGGATAGATTAATTACCAAGTGGGATCCTGTGGCTTATTTAGCTCCATTATTAGTATTCTTATTATATAGTATGATGGATCATTTTATGAATTTCGCTAAAAAAAGTCCTACGAGTAAATTTAAATATACTTTACTGCTTATGTACTTAGGAAGTATTGTTATTACTTTAGTCTTATACATGGATACCGATTATGAATTTTTATTGTTGACCGCTTTACCATTAGCCATTATTATCAGTAGAGGGATACGGTTTATGAAGAGTCCTCAAGCTCGGGAAATAGCCCTATGGTTCTTGATTTTATCAACCCTATTGTTTAAAGCAGCATATTATTTTTAAAAATGAAAAAAGGATGAACTTATCGGCAAGTTCATCCTTTTTTATGAGGTTATTAAGAGTGTTTTATTCTAACCCTCTGCCTTTTAATAAAGGTTGTATGCTTGGTTTATGCCCAGTAAATTCCTCAAAGGCTTTATTAAGATCTACACTATTTCCTACAGAAAGAATGTATTTTCTGAAACGGTCTCCA encodes:
- a CDS encoding DUF6427 family protein, whose protein sequence is MFRLLSKQTHIFSIPAYMLVLLAFISVFNIFNFSVLNIVSSLIAFCGIVLGYFLFNNIGLNQKSHLPLFIYTLFIFCFYFGNIDLPLAVTLLGTHLVMLVLTNNNEEIRKNSYFLVGCIIGILYVLQPQIWPILLFVLLHIFGTSSRIIPDLLKIFFGVILIAINYFGYCFIFNTPDCAWRLIPFISDRLITKWDPVAYLAPLLVFLLYSMMDHFMNFAKKSPTSKFKYTLLLMYLGSIVITLVLYMDTDYEFLLLTALPLAIIISRGIRFMKSPQAREIALWFLILSTLLFKAAYYF
- a CDS encoding DUF5103 domain-containing protein; this encodes MKVTILIFLLCSVFTLGQNIQGVQVFNPNTQDETPVIELGKGQLILRFDDLDNTNQLYRYTIKHVDRNWQEDGLFFSEYADGAMNGILENYKSSFNTLQRYTHYSLSFPNEKIRPKISGNYLLIIYKDRPEKPLLVQRFVIVENMQNTAISVERYADAKFPNLKQRVQVRLGNQGGLNQNLATATISIMQDNNWATTIGNLKPSLVVGNDLLFQQLNIAFPGNNQFYYFDSKNMMVPVDRVARVSSENGVNETILFPVMAYPFDYQYQPDVHGAFYFRRNDNGIERDANTEADYTWVHFVLDSEPMEDKEIYVLGKFNEYLTNPAYKMQYVPELKQYIARIYLKQGFYNYILATKDKSGMVNMGEINGNFWQTTHLYQVISYYKSWTKNYDGAYSYGELRPVE